Part of the Pseudomonadota bacterium genome, AAAACCAAACGCGCGTTGAATCTGTAGCGGATCGATTTACGGTGTTTTTCGCTGACGGAGTGCCTCATAAAGCACAACGCCCGAGGCGACCGATACATTCAAGCTACTGACGCGGCCGCGCATGGGGATTGAAACCAGCGCATCGCAATTCTCTCGAGTGAGTCGGCGTAGCCCTTTCTCCTCACCGCCCATTACGACACCGATCGGTCCGGTTAGGTTGGAACTGTATACGTCGTCATCCGCGGCATCCGACGTCCCAACTATCCAAACGCCAGCATTGCGAAGCGACTTTAATGTTCGTGCGAGATTCGTTACTTGGACAAATGGCACATACGCACCTGACGCGACTTTACGCGCCACAACAGTGAGCCCGACCGCGCGATTTTTGGGTACGACCACAGCCGTCGCGCCAACACCATCTGCGACGCGCATACACGCCCCGAGATTGCGCGGGTCTTGCACACTATCGAGTATCATCAAGAACGTAGCGTCTCCCGACTCCTGCACCAGTGACATTAAATCGGTTTCACTCAACGCACTGCGAGCTCTTACCTCTAAAACGACACCTTGATGCCGGCCTCCTTCGGTAAGCCGATCAAGCTGCGTCGATGACAATGTCGTTACATGACAACCGACCAGATGCAAACTGTTCTTGATGTGACCCAGGCGCTTATCATCGCGATCTTTTTGTAAAAATGCGGCGAGCACACGCTCAGGGTTTTTATCAAGAATATGTGTGGCTGCATGAAGCCCAAAAACAAGCTCTTTACCGGACATGGACTAACGCCTCCGCCGAGTCGATTTCGCTCGCGTCCGCTGCGTGTTCTTTCGCGTCTTTCGTTTTCGTTCTTTATCGCCGGGTCGCACATTACGGTTGTGTGTCGAATTTTGCATATCAAAATCAATCTTTCGGTCTTCCATGCTCACACCCGCAACCCGCACAACCACCGACTGACCCAACGAGTATCGATCACCGGTTCGGCGCCCCACCAGCTGCAGTCTTTGTGGATCAAAACTGAAATAGTCGTTTCCAAGCGCGGTCACATGAACCAATCCTTCAACAAGCAAATCATCAATCTCAACGAACAACCCAAACTCGGTAACCGATACCACGGTTCCGTTAAACAGTTCACCTACCTTATCCAGCATAAATTCGCACTTAAGCCATTTCTCCACATCGC contains:
- the rlmB gene encoding 23S rRNA (guanosine(2251)-2'-O)-methyltransferase RlmB, which codes for MSGKELVFGLHAATHILDKNPERVLAAFLQKDRDDKRLGHIKNSLHLVGCHVTTLSSTQLDRLTEGGRHQGVVLEVRARSALSETDLMSLVQESGDATFLMILDSVQDPRNLGACMRVADGVGATAVVVPKNRAVGLTVVARKVASGAYVPFVQVTNLARTLKSLRNAGVWIVGTSDAADDDVYSSNLTGPIGVVMGGEEKGLRRLTRENCDALVSIPMRGRVSSLNVSVASGVVLYEALRQRKTP